A DNA window from Castanea sativa cultivar Marrone di Chiusa Pesio chromosome 7, ASM4071231v1 contains the following coding sequences:
- the LOC142644123 gene encoding uncharacterized protein LOC142644123: MAHMSMVAIAYMSNHNDLDHTDVVDLLATGFSGTLRGWWDSHLTKESRESIKHAVKRDNDGMPIFDEIINRGILDGVNTLVYTILKHFVGTPSNVSSRLSDYLNNLRCPTMSDYRWYQDVFISRVMLWKDSTKPYWKERDQVKINALIVANLVISAKTATKSLIEKNMDKHQSDNDEREDGDESTQQAPPSGNVSGNALIKLIDNQLALVKHMMRPKRFTKVKIVVSHDYAFNTIVMIDFGVDVNCIQEGLIPSKYYEKSIERLIPSVLVENMTDKVILGLPFIATMKKHIVDLPYDKDFSEKDIPTKARPIQMNAETVEFCKNEINDLLKKKLIRNSKSPWSCTAFYVQKNWVL, from the exons atggctcataTGTCTATGGTTGCTATAGCATATATGAGTAATCATAATGATCTTGATCACACTGATGTTGTTGACTTGCTTGCTACTGGTTTTTCTGGTACTCTTCGAGGTTGGTGGGATTCACACCTCACAAAAGAATCTAGAGAATCTATCAAACATGCTGTTAAGAGAGATAATGATGGTATGCCCATTTTTGATGAAATTATTAACCGAGGTATCCTTGATGGTGTCAACACCCTGGTTTATACTATTCTCAAACACTTTGTTGGTACTCCTTCTAATGTTTCATCTCGCTTATCTGATTATCTGAATAATTTaagatgtcctactatgtctgattacagatggtaccaagatgtgttTATCTCCAGAGTAATGCTCTGGAAAGATTCCACGAaaccttattggaaagagag agatcaggTAAAGATAAATGCTTTAATTGTGGCAAATTTGGTTATTTCAGCAAAGACTGCAACTAAAAGCctg attgagaaaaatatggataaacATCAGTCTGATAATGATGAGCGAGAAGATGGAGATGAATCCACTCAACAGGCTcctccttctggtaatgtttctggTAATGCTTTGATTAAGTTAATTGACAATCAACTtgctcttgttaaacatatgatGCGTCCAAAAAGGTTCACTAAAGTCAAGATTGTTGTTTCACATGATTATGCTTTCAATACTATTGTGATGATTGATTTTGGTGTTGATGTTAACTGTATCCAAGAAGGATTGATTCcttcaaaatattatgaaaaatctaTTGAAAGATTG ATACCCTCTGTGCTTGttgaaaacatgactgataaagtgataCTTGGACTGCCTTTCATTGCTACCAT GAAGAAACATATTGTTGACTTGCCCTATGATAAAGACTTTAGTGAAAAAGATATTCCTACTAAAGCTCGACCTATTCAAATGAATGCTGAAACAGTTGAATTCtgtaaaaatgaaatcaatgaTTTACTCAAGAAAAAACTGATTAGGAATAGCAAGTCCCCTTGGTCTTGTACTGctttttatgtgcaaaaaaattgggttttgtaa